From Pseudomonas sp. PDM14:
ATCACCACCACCGCCGACAACACCCCGACCTTCAGCGGCACTTCGTCCAATACCTCGGGCAACCTGACCCTGACCGTCAACGGTTCCGACTACACCGTTACCCCGAATGCCGATGGCACCTGGTCCTTCACCCTGCCAACCAACGCTGCGCTGGCAGACGGTGACTACACCGCCACCATCAAAGGCAGCGATGCACAGGGCAACGAGGCCGATGACAGCGA
This genomic window contains:
- a CDS encoding Ig-like domain-containing protein, encoding ITTTADNTPTFSGTSSNTSGNLTLTVNGSDYTVTPNADGTWSFTLPTNAALADGDYTATIKGSDAQGNEADDS